A window of Campylobacter ureolyticus contains these coding sequences:
- the feoB gene encoding ferrous iron transport protein B: protein MNIKIAVAGQPNCGKSTIFSMLSGIRQHIANYPGVTVDKKSGFFSYKDLDIEMVDLPGTYSFSSYSLEEKVAKRAVIEENPDLIINILDASNLKRNLYLTFQLLEIAKPVMVVLNMADIAQKRGIIIDKDKLSKMLGCPVVLASGTKKIGKDEILETIYNISHKNYKYSEFKLNYEELEPIINEVENAINGEYNASKRWLAIKALENDSVVFDIVRDKNEDFEGFVGLKIDEFQKEHNLNIESFLASFRYDSAQIVFSDTVKQTNEGKITLTEKIDKVVLNRWLSFPILLLIIIAIYELSIVKGYEITNYTWPLLASIKNFVIDITPAADITQTHLISDFALWIVNSMNALLNYLPIFFILFALIAILEDVGYMPRMAFILDRVFRKFGLHGQSTLPLVLGGAFVGGCAVPGLMSTKGIADERARLATIFTVPLMNCLSKVPFYTLLLGAFFPTKMGLMMFYISTITVFTALIFARLLTSTILKTRETAPFVMELPTYHLPTIKGVIGRACERVWVYIKKVCTVVLAVAIVLFALLQFPGVGKEAKEQFLKQEQDVLAKFDKKISKTKQYENLKNRKEVSELLNYYDSYRAKKMAGGKDIDEKFKAKNEFFYTIIKPESKDEKTINKELRNLSKARNKILREQKALSIENSLLGMAGRAIEPISKFAGFDWKINVAFLASFAARESAVATVGSIYETGKADSSRPEEMIRVGSGYTPLHAVAIIIFMLLSPPCIAAMVVVKLQSNSWKFMILATLLPFALGLVLAALVFSLGTILGASGLVAMSVYYVVVAGITVILGLFPEKRRNWQGGLKNKNS from the coding sequence ATGAATATAAAAATTGCAGTAGCAGGTCAGCCAAACTGCGGAAAATCTACAATTTTTAGCATGCTTAGTGGCATTCGCCAACATATTGCAAATTATCCTGGTGTTACTGTTGATAAAAAATCAGGCTTTTTTTCATATAAGGATTTAGATATTGAGATGGTCGATCTTCCAGGAACTTATTCATTTAGTTCTTATTCTTTGGAAGAAAAAGTTGCAAAAAGAGCAGTTATTGAAGAAAACCCTGATTTAATAATTAATATTTTAGATGCTTCAAATTTAAAAAGAAATTTATATCTTACTTTTCAACTTTTAGAAATTGCAAAACCTGTTATGGTTGTTTTAAATATGGCTGATATAGCGCAAAAAAGAGGGATTATCATAGATAAAGATAAGCTTTCTAAAATGCTTGGATGTCCTGTGGTTTTAGCAAGTGGAACTAAAAAAATAGGAAAAGATGAAATTTTAGAAACGATTTATAATATAAGTCATAAAAACTATAAATACAGTGAATTTAAACTAAACTACGAAGAGCTTGAGCCTATTATTAATGAAGTAGAAAACGCTATTAATGGTGAATATAACGCCTCTAAAAGATGGCTTGCTATAAAAGCTCTTGAAAATGATAGCGTAGTTTTTGATATTGTAAGAGATAAAAACGAAGATTTTGAGGGTTTCGTAGGTCTTAAAATAGATGAGTTTCAAAAAGAACATAATTTAAATATAGAAAGTTTTTTGGCCTCTTTTAGGTATGATTCAGCTCAAATTGTTTTTTCTGATACTGTAAAGCAGACAAATGAGGGCAAAATAACTTTAACTGAAAAAATAGATAAAGTAGTTTTAAATAGATGGCTTTCTTTTCCGATTTTGCTTCTCATAATTATAGCTATTTATGAGCTTTCCATAGTAAAAGGTTATGAGATTACAAATTATACTTGGCCACTTCTTGCTAGTATTAAAAATTTTGTAATTGACATAACTCCAGCAGCAGATATCACACAAACTCATCTTATTTCAGACTTTGCACTTTGGATAGTAAATAGTATGAATGCTTTACTTAATTACTTGCCAATATTTTTTATTTTATTTGCATTAATTGCAATTTTAGAAGATGTTGGATATATGCCTAGGATGGCTTTTATACTTGATAGAGTTTTTAGAAAATTTGGACTTCATGGACAAAGCACATTGCCTCTTGTTTTAGGTGGTGCATTTGTTGGAGGATGTGCTGTTCCTGGTCTTATGAGCACAAAAGGCATAGCAGATGAAAGAGCTAGACTTGCTACTATTTTTACAGTTCCTTTGATGAACTGTTTATCAAAAGTACCATTTTACACACTTTTACTTGGGGCATTTTTCCCTACTAAAATGGGGCTTATGATGTTTTATATCTCAACAATTACAGTTTTTACGGCTTTGATTTTTGCAAGGCTTTTAACTTCAACTATTTTAAAAACCAGAGAAACAGCTCCTTTTGTTATGGAGTTACCTACATATCATTTACCGACAATAAAAGGTGTTATTGGAAGAGCTTGCGAGAGAGTTTGGGTTTATATTAAAAAAGTTTGCACAGTTGTTTTAGCAGTTGCGATAGTTTTATTTGCGCTTTTACAATTTCCTGGAGTTGGCAAGGAGGCAAAAGAACAGTTTTTAAAACAAGAACAAGATGTACTTGCAAAATTTGATAAGAAAATTTCAAAAACCAAGCAGTATGAAAATTTAAAAAATAGAAAAGAAGTATCTGAGCTATTAAACTATTATGATAGCTATAGAGCTAAAAAAATGGCAGGTGGTAAAGACATAGATGAAAAATTTAAAGCTAAAAATGAGTTTTTTTACACCATTATAAAGCCAGAAAGCAAAGATGAAAAAACTATAAACAAAGAACTTAGAAACTTGTCAAAAGCAAGAAATAAAATTTTAAGAGAGCAAAAAGCATTAAGTATAGAAAACTCGCTTTTAGGAATGGCAGGAAGAGCAATAGAGCCAATTAGCAAATTTGCAGGATTTGACTGGAAAATAAATGTTGCATTTTTAGCTTCATTTGCCGCAAGAGAATCAGCCGTGGCAACTGTTGGAAGTATTTACGAAACTGGAAAAGCTGATAGTTCAAGACCTGAGGAGATGATAAGAGTTGGAAGTGGATATACTCCACTTCACGCGGTTGCTATTATAATATTTATGCTTTTATCCCCGCCATGTATCGCTGCAATGGTTGTTGTAAAACTTCAATCAAATAGTTGGAAATTTATGATTTTAGCGACACTTTTACCTTTTGCTTTGGGTTTAGTTTTAGCAGCTTTAGTATTTAGTTTAGGAACTATTTTAGGGGCTAGTGGACTAGTTGCTATGAGTGTGTATTACGTAGTTGTTGCTGGTATAACGGTTATTTTAGGATTATTTCCTGAAAAAAGACGAAACTGGCAAGGCGGATTAAAAAATAAAAATAGTTAG
- a CDS encoding vWA domain-containing protein, producing MFEFLYLEVLYLLIIPFIFIFLVRKSRSLKAIFSKEVMEEIYIKKSGFSKRLRAYILIFSLIFGIISLARPVITNGEIKIKQSYINAVIALDISNSMRVDDLFPNRFEFAKNKIYSFLDNAMDKRLGVVGFSNEAFMISPLTSDFSSLKYLISNLNFSNLNLQGTNIYSLLRSVDTLFKDEKNKILVLFSDGGDNEEFSKEIKFAKENKISVFVYLTATNKGGLFKAPNNDVVLLKANQNIKDLALKTGGAYMQSSLNNDDMKALNSLISAKFKNSSDKDEVIKDQKELFYYPLCLSIVLFFMANFSLPFRRKA from the coding sequence ATGTTTGAGTTTTTATATTTAGAAGTTTTATATTTGTTAATAATCCCATTTATATTTATTTTTTTAGTTAGAAAAAGTAGAAGTTTAAAAGCAATTTTTTCAAAAGAAGTAATGGAAGAAATTTATATTAAAAAAAGTGGCTTTTCAAAAAGATTAAGAGCTTATATTTTGATTTTTAGCCTTATTTTTGGCATTATTTCTCTTGCTAGACCAGTTATTACAAATGGTGAAATAAAAATAAAACAAAGTTATATAAATGCAGTTATAGCACTTGATATATCAAATTCAATGAGAGTTGATGATCTTTTTCCAAACCGTTTTGAATTTGCTAAAAATAAAATTTATAGTTTTTTGGATAATGCGATGGATAAGCGTTTAGGAGTTGTTGGATTTAGCAATGAAGCTTTTATGATATCGCCTTTAACAAGTGATTTTAGCTCATTAAAATATCTTATTTCAAATTTAAATTTTTCAAATTTAAATTTACAAGGAACAAATATTTATTCACTTTTAAGATCAGTTGATACTCTTTTTAAGGATGAGAAAAATAAAATTTTGGTTTTATTTAGTGATGGTGGGGATAATGAAGAATTTAGTAAAGAAATTAAATTTGCTAAAGAAAATAAAATAAGCGTGTTTGTTTATCTAACAGCAACAAATAAAGGTGGACTTTTTAAAGCACCAAATAATGATGTTGTACTTTTAAAAGCAAATCAAAACATTAAAGATTTAGCTTTAAAAACAGGTGGTGCGTATATGCAAAGCTCACTAAATAACGATGATATGAAAGCTTTAAATTCACTAATTAGTGCTAAATTTAAAAATAGTAGCGATAAAGATGAGGTTATAAAAGACCAAAAAGAGCTTTTTTATTATCCTCTTTGTTTGTCGATAGTTTTATTTTTTATGGCAAATTTTTCCTTGCCTTTTAGGAGAAAAGCGTGA
- a CDS encoding hemolysin family protein — protein sequence MLFLAFVFIFLNAFFVLSEFSIVKVRKSKLEELIHENVPNAKLALKITNSLDTYLSATQLGITLSSLALGWIGEPAVVRLIESPIKEFFSVNDIALHTIAVGISFTFITLFHVVLGELVPKSVAIAKTEKIVLFVAKPLHAFWLLFLPFIKIFDILAKTILNIIGIKPASENEIAHSEEEIKIIAGESLKVGVLDSFENDIIQNAVDFGDTVAKEVMTPRKDMICLNKQLSFEENFKIVVNSGFTRFPYIDGSKDNVLGMIHIRDLILQNKEKDFNKIVRKIIIVSENTSIAKILPMMNKERISAALVIDEYGGTSGLITMEDIIEEILGDISDEHDDNITTFKKLNDDSYEFIGRSYIEDVEDIMGVKFDDDIEENTIGGYAFNLIGKLPVVGDKISDKNCIYEVLAMDKTAISKLKITKISNL from the coding sequence ATGCTATTTTTAGCATTTGTTTTTATATTTTTAAATGCTTTTTTTGTGCTCTCTGAGTTTTCAATTGTTAAAGTTAGAAAAAGTAAGCTTGAAGAGCTTATCCATGAAAATGTCCCAAATGCAAAACTTGCTTTAAAAATCACAAATTCCCTTGATACTTATTTAAGTGCCACTCAACTTGGAATTACGCTAAGTTCACTTGCACTTGGTTGGATTGGAGAACCTGCTGTTGTAAGACTTATAGAATCTCCTATAAAAGAGTTTTTTAGTGTAAATGATATAGCACTTCACACAATTGCAGTTGGAATTTCTTTTACTTTTATTACGCTTTTTCATGTTGTTTTAGGTGAGCTTGTGCCAAAGTCAGTTGCTATAGCAAAAACTGAAAAAATTGTACTTTTTGTAGCAAAACCACTTCATGCATTTTGGCTTTTATTTTTACCTTTTATAAAAATTTTTGATATTTTGGCTAAAACTATTTTAAATATAATTGGCATAAAACCTGCAAGTGAAAATGAAATAGCTCATTCAGAAGAAGAGATTAAGATCATTGCAGGAGAAAGCCTAAAAGTAGGAGTGCTAGACTCATTTGAAAATGATATTATTCAAAATGCGGTTGATTTTGGTGATACAGTTGCAAAAGAAGTTATGACTCCAAGAAAAGATATGATTTGTCTAAATAAACAACTTAGCTTTGAAGAGAATTTTAAAATCGTTGTAAATTCCGGCTTTACAAGATTTCCATACATTGATGGAAGTAAAGATAATGTTTTAGGAATGATACATATAAGAGATTTGATTTTACAAAACAAAGAAAAAGATTTTAATAAAATAGTTAGAAAAATTATAATTGTTTCAGAAAATACTTCAATTGCTAAAATTTTGCCGATGATGAATAAAGAAAGAATTTCTGCAGCACTTGTAATTGATGAGTATGGTGGAACATCTGGACTTATTACCATGGAAGATATAATCGAGGAAATTTTAGGCGATATCAGCGATGAACACGATGATAATATCACAACTTTTAAAAAGTTAAATGATGATAGCTATGAGTTTATAGGAAGAAGCTATATTGAGGATGTTGAAGACATTATGGGGGTTAAGTTTGACGATGATATAGAGGAAAATACAATTGGTGGATATGCCTTTAATCTAATTGGAAAACTCCCTGTAGTTGGAGATAAAATAAGTGATAAAAACTGCATTTATGAAGTTTTAGCTATGGATAAAACGGCTATTTCAAAATTAAAAATAACAAAAATAAGTAATTTATAA
- a CDS encoding tetratricopeptide repeat protein — translation MRYYIGFILSILGIVLILFYKYPEFSSVLKAKESYNLGDYKTAAEIYKSLNLPKAKYNEGVANYEDGNFSESLQNFKDVKDDNLSFERLYNLGNTYANLHDFNKSILSFKKALEIKDDNDTRFNLELVEKIKDQNKTQNNQNSDNNKEQNQDKNQNSNQNSDKNKEQNNQNNSEQNNQNSKDENEQNKNQQNSDKQNSEKNEQQNDKQNDNKSNENQEDKNNQEIEQNNEKQENKNKQENEQSNESQENRQNENSNIAQKSIANDQKKDEQREDENKENQNVGKQVENKKDDKIDEIPADIKPISDMEEAKWQKALEHRNIGTFLMPIGEKNHKSEDKNVKPW, via the coding sequence GTGAGATATTATATAGGTTTTATTTTATCAATTTTAGGAATTGTATTGATTTTATTTTATAAATACCCTGAGTTTTCTAGTGTTTTAAAAGCAAAAGAAAGTTATAATTTAGGAGATTATAAAACAGCTGCTGAAATTTATAAAAGTTTAAATTTGCCAAAAGCAAAATATAACGAAGGTGTGGCAAACTATGAAGATGGAAATTTCAGTGAGTCTTTGCAAAATTTTAAAGATGTAAAAGATGATAATTTAAGTTTTGAGAGATTGTATAATTTAGGCAACACGTATGCAAATTTACACGATTTTAACAAATCTATTTTGTCTTTTAAAAAAGCTTTAGAGATAAAAGATGATAATGACACAAGGTTTAATTTAGAACTTGTTGAAAAAATAAAAGATCAAAACAAAACTCAAAATAACCAAAATAGTGATAACAATAAAGAGCAAAATCAAGATAAAAATCAAAATAGTAACCAAAACAGTGATAAAAACAAAGAACAAAACAATCAAAACAATAGCGAACAAAACAATCAAAATTCCAAAGATGAAAACGAGCAAAACAAAAATCAGCAAAACAGTGATAAACAAAATAGTGAAAAAAACGAGCAACAAAACGACAAGCAAAATGATAATAAATCAAATGAAAATCAAGAAGATAAAAACAATCAAGAAATTGAGCAAAACAATGAAAAGCAAGAAAATAAAAACAAACAAGAAAATGAACAAAGTAATGAAAGCCAAGAAAACAGACAAAACGAAAACAGTAATATAGCGCAAAAAAGTATTGCAAATGATCAAAAAAAAGATGAGCAAAGAGAAGATGAAAATAAAGAAAACCAAAATGTTGGTAAGCAAGTTGAAAATAAAAAAGATGATAAAATAGATGAAATTCCAGCAGATATAAAACCAATCAGCGATATGGAAGAAGCAAAATGGCAAAAAGCTTTAGAGCATAGAAATATCGGAACTTTTTTAATGCCTATAGGTGAAAAAAATCATAAAAGTGAGGATAAAAATGTTAAACCTTGGTAG
- a CDS encoding putative transporter → MFRSFFCDKKWRLWAYGGVMFILCSLVLQTQLNVAINNWYKDFYDMLQNIKDYNINDFWKEIWRFLYIAMPYVITYTITSFFASHWAFRWREAITFSYIHQWKECHKDIEGSSQRMQEDIYRFAKIIEDLGVRVVRAFMTLIAFTPILWALSDKVPLPYLKDIPGSLVWVALSISLGGLVISWFVGIKLPGLEYNNQKAEAAFRKELVYAEDDKLNYADEKVARGLFRALQKNYYKLFLHYGYFNIWLISFSQFMVIVPYMIMGAGLFTGLITLGILVQVSNAFSQVRESFSVFIDNWTTITELRSIHKRLSEFEENINYKSVKFS, encoded by the coding sequence ATGTTTAGATCTTTTTTTTGTGATAAAAAATGGCGTCTTTGGGCCTATGGTGGGGTTATGTTTATACTTTGTTCTTTGGTTTTACAAACTCAGCTAAATGTTGCAATAAATAATTGGTATAAAGACTTTTATGATATGTTGCAAAATATAAAAGATTATAATATTAATGATTTTTGGAAAGAAATTTGGCGATTTTTATATATTGCAATGCCTTATGTCATTACTTACACAATTACATCTTTTTTTGCTAGTCATTGGGCTTTTAGATGGAGAGAAGCCATAACTTTTTCATATATTCACCAGTGGAAAGAGTGCCATAAAGATATCGAGGGAAGTTCTCAAAGAATGCAAGAAGATATTTATAGATTTGCTAAAATCATAGAAGATTTAGGCGTTAGGGTTGTAAGAGCTTTTATGACATTAATCGCATTTACGCCTATTTTATGGGCTTTAAGTGATAAAGTTCCACTTCCATATTTAAAAGACATTCCAGGAAGTCTTGTTTGGGTAGCTCTTAGCATAAGTCTTGGAGGGCTTGTTATATCATGGTTTGTTGGTATTAAACTTCCAGGGCTTGAATACAATAATCAAAAAGCAGAAGCAGCTTTTAGAAAGGAGCTTGTTTATGCAGAAGATGATAAGCTAAATTATGCTGATGAAAAAGTTGCAAGAGGACTTTTTAGGGCTTTGCAAAAAAACTATTATAAACTTTTTTTACATTATGGTTATTTTAATATATGGCTTATTTCATTTTCCCAATTTATGGTAATAGTTCCATATATGATAATGGGAGCAGGGCTTTTTACAGGTCTTATAACTCTTGGTATTTTAGTTCAAGTAAGCAATGCTTTTTCACAAGTTAGGGAAAGTTTTAGCGTGTTTATAGATAACTGGACAACCATAACAGAATTAAGAAGCATCCATAAAAGACTTAGTGAGTTTGAAGAAAACATAAACTATAAAAGCGTGAAATTTTCATAA
- a CDS encoding vWA domain-containing protein gives MIEFENLWAFLIPFIYLIFLKFCKQKKEAFYFSNIKMLKNATKNRTILKEILKFLLILLLSTALASPIKKDEIKSSNSQGYEIALMLDASGSMSEGNKFEIVKDILNDFIDKRKDDALALNVFADFAYTAIPLTYDKASIKRLLEKIKLGMVGLNKTALYEGLFLTSNLFKDSNSKNKIIILPTDGIDNAGTIPLDVAIKTAQKYNIKVYTVGVGRAGDFNPDVLRYIAQETGGKYYSSNSSSGLKQIYDEIDKLEKSEIESQKFIKKTYFYFYFLGFGLFLIVVLFLYDNRKINV, from the coding sequence ATGATTGAGTTTGAAAATTTATGGGCTTTTTTAATTCCTTTTATTTATCTTATTTTTTTAAAATTTTGCAAGCAAAAAAAAGAAGCCTTTTATTTCTCAAACATAAAAATGCTTAAAAATGCGACAAAAAATAGAACTATTTTAAAAGAAATTTTAAAATTTCTTTTAATTTTATTATTAAGCACAGCTCTTGCAAGTCCTATAAAAAAAGATGAGATAAAATCATCAAACTCACAAGGATATGAAATAGCTTTAATGCTTGATGCAAGTGGTTCTATGAGTGAGGGAAATAAATTTGAAATTGTTAAGGACATATTAAATGATTTTATAGATAAAAGAAAAGATGATGCCTTGGCTTTAAATGTTTTTGCTGATTTTGCTTACACAGCTATTCCTTTAACTTATGATAAAGCAAGTATAAAAAGACTGCTTGAAAAGATAAAACTTGGTATGGTTGGATTAAACAAAACTGCACTTTATGAAGGACTTTTTTTAACTTCAAATTTATTTAAAGATAGCAATTCCAAAAATAAAATTATAATTTTACCAACTGATGGTATTGATAACGCAGGAACAATTCCACTTGATGTAGCTATAAAAACAGCTCAAAAATATAATATCAAAGTCTATACGGTTGGTGTTGGAAGGGCTGGGGATTTTAATCCAGATGTTTTAAGATATATCGCGCAAGAAACAGGTGGAAAGTACTATTCATCAAATTCAAGCAGTGGCTTAAAACAAATTTATGATGAGATAGATAAGCTTGAAAAAAGCGAGATAGAATCACAAAAATTTATTAAAAAAACTTATTTTTATTTTTACTTTTTAGGTTTTGGACTTTTTTTAATCGTGGTTTTATTTTTATATGACAATAGGAAAATAAATGTTTGA
- a CDS encoding DUF58 domain-containing protein, whose product MNRAKEIFIKAKKNVFNSNFGLYESLIKGDGLDFREIKEYENEDLRRINYKASAKSGELKANVFNETKQMNVVVVLALSSSLKFGSSRLKLDLAAEIFALLSLATTMGKNLLFPVVFSNKPELFYEPVSDENEIYEITKDILNLNTFKKEIDFKKLSEFLNSVIKRKAAVFLISDFLEEIDLSEISYQNDVYAVVLRDFFEENLTTLNDVDLINPFNGDKFEANLDEISIKRYKKLLKIHDEKLKEHFLQNKVSFGKIYTNDEPLSKLIQIARR is encoded by the coding sequence ATGAATCGTGCAAAAGAAATTTTTATAAAAGCCAAAAAAAATGTCTTTAACTCAAACTTTGGTCTTTATGAAAGCTTGATAAAAGGTGATGGGCTTGATTTTAGAGAGATTAAAGAGTATGAAAATGAGGATTTAAGGCGTATTAACTATAAAGCTAGTGCAAAAAGTGGTGAGTTAAAAGCAAATGTTTTTAATGAAACAAAACAGATGAATGTTGTTGTAGTTTTGGCCTTAAGTAGTAGTTTAAAATTTGGCTCAAGTAGGCTTAAACTAGATCTTGCAGCAGAGATTTTTGCACTTTTGTCTCTTGCGACAACTATGGGTAAAAATTTGCTTTTCCCAGTTGTTTTTAGTAATAAACCTGAGCTTTTTTATGAGCCAGTTAGTGATGAAAATGAAATCTATGAAATAACAAAAGATATTTTAAATCTAAATACTTTTAAAAAGGAGATTGATTTTAAAAAATTGAGTGAGTTTTTAAATAGTGTCATTAAAAGAAAAGCTGCTGTTTTTTTAATAAGTGATTTTTTAGAAGAGATTGATTTAAGTGAAATATCATATCAAAATGATGTTTACGCGGTTGTTTTAAGAGATTTTTTTGAAGAAAATTTGACAACTTTAAATGATGTTGATTTGATAAATCCATTTAATGGAGATAAATTTGAAGCAAATTTGGATGAAATTTCTATTAAAAGATATAAAAAACTTTTAAAAATACATGATGAAAAATTAAAAGAACATTTTTTACAAAATAAAGTTTCTTTTGGCAAAATTTATACAAACGATGAGCCACTTTCAAAGCTCATACAAATAGCAAGGCGTTAA
- a CDS encoding BatD family protein, which yields MLNLGRVFLIFTLFINLAFSKVSLTLDTPVVYEGNLAQFSIIADGNRVKFPDIDEVGGYAILGTSSSQNISIINGAKSKTVSKIYAFKPLKSIEIPSFEVLVDGKLYKTEPANLEVVKQTPNKTGDEFMVELKTNKNKLILGDYLKLDVVFKIRADVKFDKFDYEFPKIEHFLVKQLNDVKNSSENGYITQTISFLLFPQQAGSYEISPLKAYFGNTQKDQFSDPFFSSFFGNIKWKDTISNSLNLEVLPLPGNVQNFGKFSIDATVDKTKVNANEPVNLTLKINGDGNIEDIKKFDLKIDNALIYPNNPEIKNYLNNGLYGGEFLQKFAIVGDGNFTIPAIDFSYFDKDLNATKTISSQEIKIEVLNSNLQHSSQTQNSPKILVSDELKSDNLNEIKDENLSNLNTKTSKKYLILTFILGFILGIISMILFSKINFKKEKKQKPIIEKLKAAKSDKELFDLLLPYIKTSKFIDEILALLEENLYKNASNKIDKRKIIEYFLNI from the coding sequence ATGTTAAACCTTGGTAGAGTATTTTTAATTTTTACACTATTTATAAATTTGGCTTTTTCAAAAGTTAGTTTAACTCTTGATACGCCTGTTGTTTATGAGGGAAATTTAGCGCAATTTAGCATAATTGCCGATGGAAATAGAGTTAAATTTCCAGATATTGATGAGGTTGGTGGATATGCTATTTTAGGAACTTCAAGTTCGCAAAATATTAGCATTATAAACGGAGCTAAAAGCAAAACTGTTTCTAAAATTTATGCTTTTAAGCCTTTAAAAAGTATTGAAATTCCAAGCTTTGAAGTTTTAGTTGATGGAAAACTTTATAAAACAGAACCTGCAAATTTAGAAGTTGTAAAGCAAACTCCAAATAAAACTGGTGATGAGTTTATGGTTGAGCTAAAAACTAATAAAAACAAGCTTATTTTGGGTGATTATTTAAAGCTTGATGTTGTTTTTAAGATAAGAGCAGATGTAAAATTTGATAAATTTGATTATGAGTTTCCAAAGATAGAGCATTTTTTAGTAAAACAGTTAAATGATGTAAAAAATAGCAGCGAAAATGGCTATATAACGCAAACAATATCTTTTTTACTTTTTCCACAACAAGCTGGAAGTTATGAAATATCTCCATTAAAAGCTTATTTTGGAAATACACAAAAAGATCAATTTAGCGATCCATTTTTTAGCTCATTTTTTGGAAATATAAAGTGGAAAGATACTATTTCAAATTCTTTAAATTTAGAAGTTTTGCCTCTTCCTGGCAATGTTCAAAATTTTGGTAAATTTAGCATTGATGCGACTGTGGATAAAACAAAAGTAAATGCAAATGAGCCAGTTAATTTAACACTAAAAATTAATGGCGATGGAAACATAGAAGATATAAAAAAGTTTGATTTAAAGATAGATAATGCATTGATTTATCCAAATAATCCAGAGATTAAAAATTACTTAAATAATGGTTTGTATGGTGGTGAGTTTTTACAAAAATTTGCTATTGTGGGTGATGGAAATTTTACAATTCCAGCTATAGATTTTAGTTATTTTGATAAAGACTTAAACGCTACAAAAACAATCTCTTCACAAGAGATAAAAATAGAAGTTTTAAACTCAAATTTGCAACACTCATCTCAAACTCAAAACTCACCTAAAATTTTAGTTTCAGATGAGCTAAAAAGTGATAATTTAAACGAAATAAAAGATGAAAATTTATCAAATTTAAATACTAAAACTAGTAAAAAATATTTAATTTTAACTTTTATTTTGGGATTTATTTTAGGTATTATTTCTATGATTTTATTTTCAAAAATTAACTTTAAAAAAGAAAAAAAACAAAAACCAATCATAGAAAAACTAAAAGCTGCAAAGAGCGATAAAGAGTTATTTGATTTACTTCTACCGTATATCAAAACTTCTAAATTTATAGATGAAATTTTGGCTTTGCTTGAAGAAAATTTATATAAAAACGCTTCAAATAAAATAGATAAAAGAAAAATCATAGAATATTTTTTAAACATTTAA
- a CDS encoding FeoA family protein — MNLFDALKNRQYKIKNINAKGKVFLKLLDMGFVNGVTTEVIRKAPLNDPIELKIHNYLITLRSSEARLIEVEEV; from the coding sequence ATGAATTTATTTGATGCGCTAAAAAATAGACAATATAAAATTAAAAACATTAATGCAAAGGGAAAAGTTTTTTTAAAGCTTCTTGATATGGGGTTCGTAAATGGAGTAACAACAGAAGTTATAAGAAAAGCACCTTTAAATGATCCAATAGAACTTAAAATTCATAACTATTTAATAACTCTAAGAAGTAGTGAGGCAAGGCTAATCGAGGTCGAAGAAGTATGA